One Gossypium raimondii isolate GPD5lz chromosome 3, ASM2569854v1, whole genome shotgun sequence genomic window carries:
- the LOC105797160 gene encoding NAC domain-containing protein 2, whose amino-acid sequence MTATELQLRLPAGFRFHPTDEELVMHYLCRKCASQSIAVPIIAELDLYKYDPWDLPDLALYGEKEWYFFSPRDRKYPNGSRPNRAAGSGYWKATGADKPIGQPKPVGIKKALVFYSGKAPKGEKTNWIMHEYRLADVDRSVRKKNSLRLDDWVLCRIYNKKGCIEKQPPRGSVTKKASVTEIEESKPDNGTLGVEACEFPPAVTAVGNDYVYFDSSESVPRVHTDSSCSEHAVSREFMTEVQSVPKWKEELGMANNNALDFAYNYLDTNMDIGFASQMQTSNQLSPYQDIFMYLQKPF is encoded by the exons atgactGCAACGGAGTTACAGTTACGGTTACCCGCTGGCTTTCGGTTCCATCCAACGGATGAGGAACTGGTGATGCACTATCTCTGCCGTAAATGTGCGTCTCAGTCTATCGCCGTCCCTATTATCGCCGAACTCGATCTTTACAAATACGATCCTTGGGATCTTCCtg ATTTGGCGTTGTACGGTGAGAAAGAGTGGTATTTCTTTTCACCGAGAGACAGGAAATATCCGAACGGTTCAAGGCCGAACCGTGCGGCCGGGTCTGGGTACTGGAAGGCAACCGGAGCTGATAAGCCGATTGGGCAACCGAAACCGGTCGGTATTAAAAAGGCTTTGGTGTTTTACTCCGGGAAAGCTCCGAAAGGAGAGAAAACTAATTGGATTATGCATGAGTATCGATTAGCCGACGTGGACCGCTCGGTTCGCAAGAAGAACAGCCTAAGG ttGGACGATTGGGTGCTGTGCCGGATTTACAATAAGAAAGGTTGCATCGAAAAACAACCTCCGCGAGGAAGCGTTACGAAAAAAGCTAGCGTGACGGAGATTGAGGAGAGTAAGCCGGATAATGGGACACTAGGCGTGGAGGCGTGTGAATTTCCGCCGGCAGTGACGGCGGTGGGTAACGATTACGTATATTTCGACTCGTCGGAGTCGGTCCCGAGGGTTCACACGGACTCGAGCTGTTCGGAACATGCGGTGTCTCGGGAATTCATGACTGAGGTTCAAAGCGTTCCCAAATGGAAGGAAGAATTGGGAATGGCCAACAATAATGCCCTGGATTTCGCTTATAATTACTTGGATACCAATATGGATATCGGATTTGCTTCACAGATGCAGACTAGTAATCAGCTGTCGCCATACCAGGATATATTTATGTACCTGCAGAAGCCATTTTAg
- the LOC105797157 gene encoding aspartic proteinase Asp1 isoform X1, which yields MDVKKSKATVALMMMFMMLFLVNFPGCFSAASQQPNNKKSTHLKPHNGFHSSFLFPVTGNVYPLGYYSISLSIGNPPKVFEFDIDTGSDLTWVQCDAPCTGCTKPIDHLYKPQKHILVSCEHPSCGVVHFPESPHCEKPDDQCDFEIDYVDHGSVLGVVVADVFSLRFMNGSLIHLPLTFGCAYDLKNPGPYDPPAAGVLGLSNGKASILSQLRSFDLTRNVLGHCLSGKGGGFLFLGDDLVPSGMSWMPVSANSKHYLSSPAEVFFDGKPTGIKDLKVVFDSGSSYTYFGFQVYEGVLTLVRKGLTKKPLDTVQDKALPICWKGTKPFKSVHDVKNYFSTLTLKFKDTQNIQLELQPEAYLIVTEDGNACFGILNGTEAGLGDLNVIGDISLIGKMVVYDNEKQRIGWISADCNRLPNSLDSNYKEDIQQPYAANFGILEENHPKTQGSSESNVRVRNREL from the exons ATGGATGTAAAGAAAAGCAAAGCAACAGTGGCACTGATGATGATGTTCATGATGTtgtttcttgtaaattttcCAGGGTGTTTCTCGGCTGCCAGTCAGCAACCCAACAATAAAAAGTCAACCCATCTTAAGCCTCATAATGGGTttcattcatcttttctttttcctgtcACTGGGAATGTTTATCCTCTTGG GTACTATTCTATATCACTGTCCATAGGCAATCCACCCAAGGTTTTCGAGTTCGATATTGATACTGGCAGTGACCTCACATGGGTCCAATGCGATGCGCCTTGCACTGGTTGCACCAAG CCAATCGATCATCTTTACAAGCCCCAGAAACACATCCTTGTAAGCTGTGAGCATCCTTCCTGCGGCGTGGTTCACTTCCCTGAAAGTCCTCACTGCGAGAAACCGGATGACCAATGTGACTTTGAGATTGACTACGTTGATCATGGTTCAGTTCTTGGTGTGGTGGTCGCTGATGTCTTTTCTCTTAGATTTATGAATGGTTCTCTTATTCATCTCCCATTGACTTTCGG ATGTGCTTATGATCTGAAAAATCCTGGCCCATACGATCCTCCAGCAGCTGGAGTCCTTGGGCTTAGCAATGGCAAAGCAAGCATATTGTCACAGCTGCGAAGCTTTGATCTCACAAGAAATGTATTAGGCCATTGTTTAAGTGGGAAAGGTGGAGGATTTTTGTTCCTAGGAGATGATCTCGTCCCTTCTGGAATGTCTTGGATGCCTGTATCGGCCAACTC TAAACATTATTTGTCAAGTCCAGCAGAAGTCTTCTTTGATGGTAAGCCGACTGGTATAAAGGACCTTAAAGTAGTATTTGACAGTGGGAGTTCGTACACTTACTTTGGCTTCCAAGTTTACGAAGGAGTTCTCACTCTG GTAAGGAAAGGCTTAACCAAGAAGCCGTTGGACACAGTGCAGGATAAAGCTCTCCCGATCTGCTGGAAAGGAACGAAACCTTTCAAATCTGTTCATGATGTCAAGAACTATTTCAGCACCTTGACACTGAAGTTTAAAGACACCCAGAATATTCAGCTGGAGTTACAGCCGGAAGCGTATCTTATTGTCACG GAAGATGGCAATGCTTGCTTTGGAATCTTGAATGGCACGGAAGCAGGATTGGGAGACTTGAATGTAATCGGAG ACATCTCGTTGATAGGCAAAATGGTGGTCTACGACAATGAGAAGCAGCGGATTGGTTGGATATCGGCAGATTGCAACAGGCTTCC TAACAGTTTGGACAGTAATTACAAAGAAGATATTCAACAACCGTATGctgcaaattttggtattttagaAGAGAATCATCCTAAAACACAAGGTTCGAGTGAGAGCAATGTTCGGGTGCGCAACCGAGAGCTCTGA
- the LOC105797157 gene encoding aspartic proteinase Asp1 isoform X2, producing the protein MDVKKSKATVALMMMFMMLFLVNFPGCFSAASQQPNNKKSTHLKPHNGFHSSFLFPVTGNVYPLGYYSISLSIGNPPKVFEFDIDTGSDLTWVQCDAPCTGCTKPIDHLYKPQKHILVSCEHPSCGVVHFPESPHCEKPDDQCDFEIDYVDHGSVLGVVVADVFSLRFMNGSLIHLPLTFGCAYDLKNPGPYDPPAAGVLGLSNGKASILSQLRSFDLTRNVLGHCLSGKGGGFLFLGDDLVPSGMSWMPVSANSKHYLSSPAEVFFDGKPTGIKDLKVVFDSGSSYTYFGFQVYEGVLTLVRKGLTKKPLDTVQDKALPICWKGTKPFKSVHDVKNYFSTLTLKFKDTQNIQLELQPEAYLIVTEDGNACFGILNGTEAGLGDLNVIGDISLIGKMVVYDNEKQRIGWISADCNRLPLDSNYKEDIQQPYAANFGILEENHPKTQGSSESNVRVRNREL; encoded by the exons ATGGATGTAAAGAAAAGCAAAGCAACAGTGGCACTGATGATGATGTTCATGATGTtgtttcttgtaaattttcCAGGGTGTTTCTCGGCTGCCAGTCAGCAACCCAACAATAAAAAGTCAACCCATCTTAAGCCTCATAATGGGTttcattcatcttttctttttcctgtcACTGGGAATGTTTATCCTCTTGG GTACTATTCTATATCACTGTCCATAGGCAATCCACCCAAGGTTTTCGAGTTCGATATTGATACTGGCAGTGACCTCACATGGGTCCAATGCGATGCGCCTTGCACTGGTTGCACCAAG CCAATCGATCATCTTTACAAGCCCCAGAAACACATCCTTGTAAGCTGTGAGCATCCTTCCTGCGGCGTGGTTCACTTCCCTGAAAGTCCTCACTGCGAGAAACCGGATGACCAATGTGACTTTGAGATTGACTACGTTGATCATGGTTCAGTTCTTGGTGTGGTGGTCGCTGATGTCTTTTCTCTTAGATTTATGAATGGTTCTCTTATTCATCTCCCATTGACTTTCGG ATGTGCTTATGATCTGAAAAATCCTGGCCCATACGATCCTCCAGCAGCTGGAGTCCTTGGGCTTAGCAATGGCAAAGCAAGCATATTGTCACAGCTGCGAAGCTTTGATCTCACAAGAAATGTATTAGGCCATTGTTTAAGTGGGAAAGGTGGAGGATTTTTGTTCCTAGGAGATGATCTCGTCCCTTCTGGAATGTCTTGGATGCCTGTATCGGCCAACTC TAAACATTATTTGTCAAGTCCAGCAGAAGTCTTCTTTGATGGTAAGCCGACTGGTATAAAGGACCTTAAAGTAGTATTTGACAGTGGGAGTTCGTACACTTACTTTGGCTTCCAAGTTTACGAAGGAGTTCTCACTCTG GTAAGGAAAGGCTTAACCAAGAAGCCGTTGGACACAGTGCAGGATAAAGCTCTCCCGATCTGCTGGAAAGGAACGAAACCTTTCAAATCTGTTCATGATGTCAAGAACTATTTCAGCACCTTGACACTGAAGTTTAAAGACACCCAGAATATTCAGCTGGAGTTACAGCCGGAAGCGTATCTTATTGTCACG GAAGATGGCAATGCTTGCTTTGGAATCTTGAATGGCACGGAAGCAGGATTGGGAGACTTGAATGTAATCGGAG ACATCTCGTTGATAGGCAAAATGGTGGTCTACGACAATGAGAAGCAGCGGATTGGTTGGATATCGGCAGATTGCAACAGGCTTCC TTTGGACAGTAATTACAAAGAAGATATTCAACAACCGTATGctgcaaattttggtattttagaAGAGAATCATCCTAAAACACAAGGTTCGAGTGAGAGCAATGTTCGGGTGCGCAACCGAGAGCTCTGA